Proteins found in one Hypericibacter terrae genomic segment:
- a CDS encoding type II toxin-antitoxin system HipA family toxin, whose translation MPRRKRHAPLRVYLNNRLVGHLLKEPSGAVSFRYDESWLSRRSAIPVSLSLPFREDAYRGAPVSAVFENLLPDSEALRRRVAEQVGAEGSDAYSLLAAIGRDCVGALQFIAGDDDVVDSTPMIEGEPVDAGAVEKLLRNLAQAPLGLSRDKDFRISIAGAQEKTALLWDGKRWRKPLGTTPTTHILKPQIGELPNGIDLSNSVENEFYCLKLLAAFGLPVNSATIETFGKTKALVIERFDRRWTRDGRLLRLPQEDCCQALSVPPSRKYQSDGGPGLVDIIDLLKGSDTPDEDRKTVFKAQILFWLIGATDGHAKNFSIFLGPGGSYSLTPLYDALTAQPSLDVRQIERKQMKLAMAVGETNHYRIDGIHGRHFMQTAQAAGLPRAIASAAIEEVVAAADGALERVQEELPARFPAFIHDSVRRAVSERVRGLASLT comes from the coding sequence ATGCCGCGCCGCAAGCGGCATGCGCCGCTGCGCGTCTATCTGAACAACCGCCTCGTCGGGCACCTGCTCAAGGAGCCCAGCGGCGCGGTCAGCTTCCGGTACGATGAAAGCTGGCTGAGCCGGCGGAGCGCCATTCCGGTGTCCCTTTCGCTGCCGTTTCGCGAGGACGCCTATCGCGGCGCGCCGGTTTCGGCGGTGTTCGAGAACCTGCTTCCCGATTCCGAGGCGCTGCGCCGCCGTGTCGCCGAACAAGTCGGTGCCGAAGGCAGCGATGCCTACAGCCTGCTCGCTGCGATCGGGCGCGACTGTGTCGGTGCGCTCCAATTCATTGCGGGCGACGATGATGTGGTCGATTCCACTCCCATGATCGAAGGCGAGCCTGTCGACGCTGGCGCCGTCGAAAAGCTGCTGCGCAATCTTGCGCAGGCCCCGCTTGGCCTCTCGCGGGACAAGGATTTCCGCATCTCGATCGCAGGGGCACAGGAAAAGACCGCCCTGCTGTGGGATGGCAAACGCTGGCGCAAGCCGCTCGGCACGACCCCGACGACGCATATTCTGAAACCCCAGATCGGCGAGCTGCCGAACGGAATCGACCTGTCGAACAGCGTCGAAAACGAATTCTATTGTCTCAAATTGCTTGCGGCTTTCGGCTTGCCTGTCAACAGCGCGACGATCGAGACCTTCGGCAAGACCAAGGCGCTCGTGATCGAGCGTTTCGACCGGCGTTGGACGCGCGACGGGCGCCTGCTGCGCTTGCCACAGGAGGATTGCTGTCAGGCGCTCTCGGTGCCGCCCAGCCGGAAATATCAGAGCGATGGCGGGCCGGGACTCGTCGACATCATCGACCTGCTCAAGGGCAGCGACACGCCCGACGAAGACCGCAAGACCGTATTCAAGGCGCAAATCCTGTTCTGGCTGATCGGCGCCACGGACGGGCATGCCAAGAATTTCAGCATCTTCCTCGGGCCGGGCGGCAGCTACAGCCTGACGCCGCTCTACGACGCGCTCACGGCGCAACCGAGCCTGGATGTACGGCAGATCGAGCGCAAGCAGATGAAGCTGGCGATGGCCGTGGGCGAGACGAATCACTACCGGATCGACGGCATCCACGGGCGGCATTTCATGCAAACGGCGCAAGCCGCCGGCCTGCCCAGGGCGATTGCCTCGGCCGCGATCGAGGAGGTCGTCGCCGCTGCCGATGGCGCCTTGGAACGGGTGCAAGAAGAACTGCCGGCCCGGTTCCCCGCATTCATCCACGATTCCGTGAGGAGGGCCGTATCCGAGCGCGTCCGTGGATTGGCTTCGCTGACATGA
- a CDS encoding helix-turn-helix domain-containing protein produces the protein MLLAEKTGLRQETISLIETGNPATKLDTILSVLAALDLELRIAPRSKGQPVAIEELF, from the coding sequence ATGCTGCTTGCCGAGAAGACCGGCCTGCGCCAGGAAACCATTTCCCTGATCGAGACGGGTAACCCGGCCACCAAACTCGATACCATCCTTTCGGTGCTGGCGGCACTCGATCTGGAACTCCGGATCGCGCCTCGATCCAAGGGGCAACCCGTCGCGATCGAGGAGCTGTTCTGA
- the trxA gene encoding thioredoxin TrxA encodes MSTTKVSDASFDSDVLKAPGPVLVDFWAEWCGPCKMIAPALEEIATSMNGRVTIAKINIDENPNTPRKYGVRGIPTLMLFKDGQVAATKIGALPKNKLSEWVESVI; translated from the coding sequence ATGTCGACAACCAAGGTTTCCGACGCGAGCTTCGACAGCGACGTGCTCAAGGCGCCCGGCCCCGTGCTGGTGGATTTCTGGGCGGAGTGGTGCGGTCCCTGCAAGATGATCGCGCCGGCGCTCGAGGAGATCGCGACCAGCATGAACGGTCGCGTCACCATCGCGAAGATCAACATCGACGAGAACCCGAACACGCCGCGCAAATATGGCGTGCGGGGCATTCCGACGCTGATGCTGTTCAAGGACGGCCAGGTGGCCGCCACCAAGATCGGCGCCCTGCCGAAGAACAAGCTCTCCGAGTGGGTCGAATCGGTCATCTGA
- a CDS encoding aminotransferase class V-fold PLP-dependent enzyme produces MSAGRNFLFIPGPTNMPETVRRAMGGAQEDQRAPDVPDFTLPLFADLKKVFQMKTGHVLVFAGTGTGGWEAAITNTLSPGDGVLASRFGLFSQLWAELCQRHGLAVDAIDVEWGEGVPVAAYAERLKADRAHKIKAVLVTHNETATGVASDVAAVRRALDEAKHPALLFVDGVSSIASIDFRMEEWGVDIAVAGSQKGFMMPTGLAIVAVSEKALAAMATAKLPRSYFSFDDMLRMNKNGYFPYTPPMTMLRGLRASVDLLLGEGLPNVFARHHRMAEAVRRAVGAWGLSLVAKAPQWHSDTVSTIWTPPGVDGAELVRHAYRRYNLSLGVGLARLAGKVFRIGHLGELNELMVLAALSGAEMTMRDLGATLAPGSGVAAAEEHFRATAPKTN; encoded by the coding sequence ATGTCGGCGGGTCGCAATTTTCTGTTCATTCCCGGTCCCACCAATATGCCCGAGACGGTTCGCCGTGCGATGGGCGGTGCCCAGGAAGATCAGCGAGCTCCCGACGTCCCGGATTTCACCCTGCCGCTCTTCGCCGATCTGAAGAAGGTGTTCCAGATGAAGACCGGCCATGTGCTGGTGTTCGCCGGGACCGGCACCGGCGGCTGGGAGGCGGCCATCACCAACACGCTCTCGCCCGGCGACGGCGTGCTGGCCTCGCGCTTCGGGCTCTTCAGCCAGCTCTGGGCCGAGCTCTGCCAGCGCCACGGCCTTGCGGTCGACGCGATCGATGTCGAGTGGGGCGAGGGCGTGCCGGTAGCGGCTTATGCCGAGCGGCTCAAGGCCGACCGCGCCCACAAGATCAAGGCGGTGCTGGTGACGCATAACGAGACGGCGACCGGCGTCGCCTCCGACGTCGCCGCGGTGCGCCGGGCGCTCGACGAGGCGAAACATCCAGCCCTCCTTTTCGTGGATGGCGTCTCCTCGATCGCCTCGATCGATTTCCGCATGGAGGAATGGGGCGTCGATATCGCCGTCGCCGGCTCGCAGAAGGGCTTCATGATGCCGACCGGCCTCGCCATCGTCGCGGTCAGCGAGAAGGCGCTGGCCGCCATGGCCACGGCCAAGCTGCCGCGCAGCTATTTCTCCTTCGACGACATGCTGCGCATGAACAAGAACGGCTATTTTCCCTACACGCCGCCGATGACGATGCTGCGCGGCTTGCGGGCCTCGGTCGATCTGCTGCTGGGCGAGGGGCTGCCCAACGTGTTCGCGCGCCACCATCGCATGGCCGAGGCCGTGCGCCGTGCCGTGGGCGCCTGGGGCCTGTCCTTGGTCGCCAAGGCGCCGCAATGGCATTCCGACACGGTCAGCACGATCTGGACGCCGCCGGGCGTCGACGGCGCCGAGCTCGTGCGCCATGCCTATCGCCGCTACAACCTCTCGCTCGGCGTCGGGCTGGCGCGGCTCGCGGGCAAGGTCTTCCGCATCGGCCATCTGGGCGAGCTCAACGAGCTGATGGTGCTGGCGGCCTTGTCGGGTGCCGAGATGACGATGCGCGACCTGGGGGCCACCCTGGCGCCGGGCTCCGGCGTCGCGGCGGCCGAGGAACATTTCCGCGCCACGGCGCCCAAGACGAACTGA
- a CDS encoding GNAT family N-acetyltransferase: MVERTPAIRIRREAASDIAAINALNRLAFGGPGEWQIVARLRQAKLIALSLVAEEKGRIVGHILFSWLPTRIDSREVAAVALAPMAVHPDRQRRGIGSQLVREGLKQLPALGATAVIVLGHPHFYPRFGFSAEMARHLAGPFSGEAFMALELEPGALQGENGKVTYPAAFGLNS, encoded by the coding sequence ATGGTTGAGCGGACCCCCGCGATCCGGATCCGCCGCGAAGCCGCAAGCGACATCGCTGCCATCAATGCGCTCAACCGCCTGGCCTTCGGCGGCCCTGGCGAATGGCAGATCGTCGCCCGGTTGCGCCAGGCGAAGCTGATCGCGCTCTCGCTGGTGGCCGAGGAAAAGGGCCGGATCGTCGGCCATATCCTCTTCAGCTGGCTCCCGACCCGGATCGACAGCCGCGAGGTGGCGGCCGTGGCGCTGGCACCGATGGCCGTGCATCCCGACCGCCAGCGCCGGGGCATCGGATCGCAACTGGTGCGCGAGGGGCTGAAGCAATTGCCGGCTCTCGGCGCCACCGCCGTGATCGTGCTGGGCCATCCCCACTTCTATCCGCGCTTCGGTTTCTCCGCCGAGATGGCGCGCCACCTCGCCGGCCCCTTCTCGGGCGAGGCCTTCATGGCGCTGGAGCTGGAGCCGGGCGCGCTCCAGGGCGAGAACGGCAAGGTCACCTACCCCGCCGCCTTCGGCCTCAACAGCTGA